The Homo sapiens chromosome 4, GRCh38.p14 Primary Assembly genome contains the following window.
ggaaggcaatggcgtgatctcggctcaccgcaacctccacctcctgggttcaagggattctcctgcctcaacctcccgagtagctgggattacaggcatgcgccaccatgcccgactaattttgtatttttagtagagatggggtgttgggAAAAAGGCTTATCGAGTGCCTGTATAAGCTGGCCATAAAAATATGGCACAGTAAGTTGTGAAAAGCCACAAGAGGCCTCTGAGGAGGAAAGCCTCCTAATTGCCATCATGTTCCCATGCTCAGAGCGAGACCTGCTCTCTTATCTGTAAACAGTGTTCAAGAAGAAAGACATTCCTTTAAAGCACTGGAATGTGGACAGATTTGCAGGCTCCTAGTTAAGCCCGCTCCCACTAGCTACTCTCCAATAAGTTAGATATGCTGTTTGAGCACAAAGGAGATTCATTGAAACCGCTATAATTACGCCTATGACGCCTGCCTCCCTTTCACTGTTTCACCCTGAacatctacttcttttttttttttttttgagacggagtctcgctctattgccccagctggagtgtagtggggcgatctcggctcatcgcaagctccgcctcccgggttcacaccattctcctgcctcagcctcctgagtagctgggactacaggcgcccgctaccacgcccggctaattttttgtatttttagtagagacgggttttcaccgtgttagccaggatggtctccatctcctgacctcgtgatccacccgccttttgccaaggcgctgggattacaggcatgagccaccgcgcccggcctacttctTAAAGTGattgtactcaataaatagtgtggAGACCGCAACTCCGGGCCTTTTGCAGCCTCCATTTTCCAACTGGTCCCCTGGCTCCCACCTTTATGAGCTCTTAACCTGTCTCTTCTCATTCCGGGTAAGTGTCGAGGCTGGTCCCCAacaatggggtttctccatgttagtcaggctggtgtcgaactcctgacctcaggtgatgggcccgccttggcctcccaaagtgctgggattacaggcaggagccactgcgcccagccccctaGACCCAAGTCTCTAAATATCATCTCTATGTCCTGGTAACTCACTGTGCCTGAAGATGCCTCCCATGTAGACTCCTACACTCCGTTACCTTTCTTGACATCTCCTTTGCTTCTCTAAGCAGCTTCTCAAGCCTCACAACTTCCCATGCCTAGCTGCTCCAGCCCATCTTCTCTATCTTAGCAAATGGCCCCAATCAACAGCGTTCAGACCTAAAGGCTTGAGTCATTCTTGATGCCTCTTTCCtgtgtaaaccaaaaagtgtctgagacaggtctcaattgCTTTAGGAATTTAGCTAATGTTAAGGACATACCTAGAAGAACACGAAATTACAGAAAGAGTctgtggtctgtgcctttctccagaGATGACTGtcagggcttcaatatttaaaagagaaaagtaggTTGAAGGAGAAAGATCTACATGTtccaagagaaaaggagcaggtaggggaaTAGTCAATTATGTATTCCTAGTGTGCTCAGTAAGTCGCCACTTAAAGTGAACAGAGTTCACCCGTGGAGATATTTAATCTTGTATCTGTAGGTatctgcttagaaaaaaaaaaagaaacacaaaggtggccgggcgcggtggctcacacctgtaatcccagcactttgggtggccaaggtgggtggatcacttgaggtcaggagttcgacaccagtctggtcaacatggtgaaaccctgtctctactacaaatacaaaaagttagccgggcgcggtggcatgcgcctgtaatcctagctgctggggaggctgaggcaggagaatcacttgaacccgggagggggaggctgcagtgagccaagatcgcgtcaccgcactccagcctgtgagacagagtgagaccctgtctttaaaaaaaaaaaaaaaaaaaaaaaagtaacgcAAAGGTAGTTTCTTGCATGATTCCGCGCTCagcataattttttccttttggcacaGTGAAGTTGGgtccgatttttttttttcctttcacgcCTCCCATCCCCAACCCATCAGCAAGTCTCACAGGTCCTGCCTTCAGAAGCCTATCCCGAACCACGCATTTCCCTCCACCTTCACTGCTCCATCTCGGCCAAGTCACCACGCCTTTCAGGGAACTCAGGAGCAACAAGCCCCCAGTGCGGGACGAGCCACCCCAAAGCCCCTCGAGAAGTTTTCTCTAACCACAGCCCCGAAAAGCCCCGCCACTACGACCACTGGCACCCCTGCTTATTTCCTCCAGACCCTCCTCGGCCGTCCCACCCCATCAAGCCCTCCTTTCGCTCGCATCTCCACCCTCCCTGCACACTGCCTAACCCAGAAAATGGCCAAGCAGGTAAGCCCTGTCAACTCACTTCTCCTCGGGACTCGGGTGTCCCTGACTTCCACGTGTTCACGAGAAGCTCGTCAGAGACCCTGACCTCTCCCGGGAGCACAACACAGACTCGAACTGGCTAACTCGGGCTGACGCCGGTTCAGCTGACTCCCATCCTGGCAAGAGGCTTCCGGAGTGTTCCAGCGCCTCCCAGGCCTGCTGCGGCCGCCCCAGTCCACGGGCCGCGCGGAGACCAAGATAAAAGGACGCAGGGTGCCGACCTGACCGATCCCGGCACCGCGAGAGCGCGACGAGGTCCCTGGAGCCCGCGGCCTCGTCAAGGGCCCCACCGCGCCCCGACCCCCGGGTCCCGCGCCCACCTCTCGGGTCTGCGCTCGGCGCCGCGGTGCTCTGCCTCCTCGGCGTCTTCGGGCCTCCAGCGCCTGCCGTCGGCTCTGCGCTTCCGTCCCAGGCTCCATCGCGCGGGGGACGGCGGGCTGCGGGGAGGGACGCGGTCGGCTGGGCACGGGAGGTTCGGGACCGCCTTACAACCTCCGCCCTCCCACACCCCGGCCCCGCACAACCCCCGCCCCACGGGGCACGCGCTCCCTCGCCCGCCGCGCAGCCCGGCCTCACCTGGCGTCACCGTCGCAGCGGCTCTGATGCCTCGGCGGGCTTCGCGGGCGGCAGGCCATGGCAGCACGGGCCGGGCGCGCAGCGCAGGGCCGAGGctgaggcggcggcggcgcgggcaGAGAGCGCAGAGTAGAGCAGGGCAGGGCCTGAGGCAGAAACCCGCGTCCCCGCGCCGGCGCTCACGAGCTCTGCGCGCCCCGCCCCCAACCGCCTTTATGTGGGCGCCGGGCCCCGCCCCTCGGCCTCCCGCGCGCGCCGGGTCGGGCGAGACCATCGGGCCACGCCGCAGGGGTCCACTCAGCTGTGCGCGCCTCGCGAGCCGACTGGGGCTAGGGCGAGGCCTCGGGACCGCGGGCAGCCGCGAAGCCCGACTGCCCGGCCCTCGGCTCGGGAGCCAGATGGACGCCGTGGGCTGAGGAGAGGCCTGAGGAAAAGGTTGCCCCCACCCGCGGGATTGAGGCGGCCGGGCCGCCGCGGGCCTCTGCGACGCTGATAGGTCGCGCCTTGGCGGGCGGGGGCAGCTTTGGCGGGAGATTCGGCCGCGCGCGACGCGGCGCAGGTCGTGGGGGAAGGGTAAGCGGCACGTTTCTCGGCCTGGGTCGTGGCGCATCTCCCATTGGTTCCGGCCTGGGTGGAGCGCGGCTCTGCTTGGTTCCTGCCCAGGTGGGGGCGTGTCTCCTCCCTGGCGGGAACCCGGAACCCGGAACCCGGAAGGCGCGGCCTGTGGCGGGTACTGACTGCTTCCCACGGTCCCGTGGCCGCTGCAGGCCCCGTACGCGCCGTCTATTGTTTTGAGCCGCTTAAAGTTTTGGAGTAACCTTTTAGGTCGCAACAGTTGACAACTACACTGAGTCTTTCCGGTCCCACTGCCCTGGCCGTTGACCGCACACCGGCCACCGACTGAGCCGCTAGTTTCGGTTGCCGCTGCCTCCCTGCCCGTCCATGACGTCCTCCACTGTGTCGCCGGTGCATGACGCTCCCACCCTCTGCCTGGAGTTGACTGGGTTTGTATCCTGAAGAATCCCTGGCTCAGCAGGTAGGTTCCACCTGGAGGCGAGGTCCTGTAGATCCGCACCATCCCGTCCCGCTTCCCCGCCGTCACAGTTGCAGCTGACGGCCCCGCGGATCCAGCCAACTAGAACCCCAACGGGTGCACTACACCTGAGAACAGGTTCCCACAGCTTCCTGTTGGGGACAACGTGAGGGATGCAGGGGAGAGTGGAACCAGCCAAAAGAGTGGGCAGTGGGGTCAGGTCCAGGAGGCTGAGCCCCAGGGATGCTTGGGATCCCTCTAAGGCCTTACACCTCTGGGAGGGCCGGACTTTTGCACCTGCTGCCCTCAGGACTGTGCCTTGGTGCGTCCACCGCCCCCTTTTGAACTCAAAAAAGTCATCCTCAGACTAGGACGGACACATCCtgtccccttcctccccaggccctgggcaTCCCATAACCCTCAAcactgtaaactaaaaataaaatcctggcagggcgcggtggctcatgcctgtaattccaacactttgggaggccgaggcgggaggatcatctgaggttgggagttcgagactagcctgaccaacatggagaaaccctgtctctactaaaaatacaaaattagcctggcatggtgacgcatgcttgtaatcccagctactcgggtggctgaggcaggagaattgtttgaacccgggaggcagtgggctaagattgcaccactgtactccaacctgggcaacaagagcagaactctgtctcaaaaaaaattaaaatcctaagcccccaaCAACTGAATGGACCCCCTTGCGGTCAAGGGGACACcagtggcaataagataccaaattatgaATAGGACCTAAGGTCAtgccaggcaagggttaagtcacaCACCCTACATTTAAACTATATTCCTACTGCCacactgcttttcttttcctcttagtAGCTCAATAAGCACTGGCCTTGAGCTAAGCAATATTGGAACAGTGCAGTGGCCGagatgatggctcatgcctgtgatcccaacactttgggaggctgaagcctcCAAAAGGATTGCTTCAGGTccagagtttaagaccagcctgggtaacagcgagaccctatctttacaaaaaacttaaacaaaaaggctaggcactgtggctcacacctgtaatcccagcattttgggaggctgaggtgggaggatcgcttgagctcaggaattcgagaccagcctgggcaacatagcaagacttcatctttactaaaaatcaaaaaaattagccggccatggtggtgtgtgcctgtgatcccagctactcggaagctgaagtgggaggattccttgaacctgggaggtcaaggctacagtgagcccagatggcgccactgcactccagcctgggcgacagagtaagaccctgtctcaaaacaataaaaaccaattTGCAGTTCCACCGGATGCTGACTGATCCCCCAGCCCCTATTCCACCAGCCATAACTACAGTTTCattggacaagagactgatttcagtaacttggTCCAGATAAGAGACCACAGTGATGGACCACTTCTGGCCTGTGTAGAACCtcattataatacattttaaatgttaagtctccaccccaaagtgaatGTGGATTGTATGTTTGTTCAGGATGCATGCGTCAGGACtgccttcatgaatattcatagctcctcctgtCACCTGCTGAATATGCATGTTTAGCCAACCCATTCAGCATAAACCTCCtgccccaacccctcctcctcctcctctgaagTGCCCATCTCTGGTCTTGGCCAGAGGCTGTGCTTTCCAGTCTGAGGGATGGCCATCTTGCAGGctgttaactatttttattttgagacagtctcactctgtcgcccaggctggagtgtagtgacgcgatctcggctcactgcaatctctgctatccaggttcaagcgattctcgtcaGGCTGTaactttttagaagaaataaactcTTCTCTAAGTTAACAGTACAGAGCCAAAGAGTCCCAAGTACCTGTGAgtcacagggcctggcacagtcaGGGCCCATAACAGCCCCTCAGTAGATGCTCACTGGATCTCTGTTGTTGGTTAAAGCAGCGCCTGGCTGTGTATGCAAAAGAATGCCAGTGAAAGTACCAGGCTGGAAAGAATCTGAAGACACTCGTAGCGCAGGAAACTAGAGCCCACTGTCATATCTTTCAATAGGATTACGTGTACTGTTTCCCCAAGAACCATCCTGTGGGTCAAGAAGCAGAATGGGGAAAAGGCAGCAAGCACTCACTGTCCGGTTGCTGGGGTGCTCACCTGAGGGCCCAGTGCTGTGGGGAACCCCAGGCTGCTGTCTTGGCTGCCCTAGGTGCTCGGCTGGCAATTCCTGGGCCACCCTGACCCACAGTGAGGTCAGTAGAGACAGCCTGGTGTCCTCACAGGACGCAGCTGCAAACATAAGTGAACCGGAAAGGCTGCTCACTCCTTGGCTACCCATGTGTCCCCACATCAGTTCCTGCATCTGGAAGCAGCCGCAGTGGCGACCACACAGTGACTTCCCCCAGGACGTGTCTCTGCCCCTCCCACCCTGCTCCTGCAGAGGGCCCTGGGTCAGGGGTTCTCAAGACCCCAGAGTCCCTAACCAGAAATCAGAGGGGAAGGTTCCTACTGTACCCGCCTCCCAACCAATGGGTTTTTCCTCCTTATTCTGAACAAAGCACGCCACGCACGCAATTCCACCTCTAAGGTGGCTTCTCCAATACCCACAGGCCATTCTCCAACTATGACAAAAGTTTGGTTTTAATATCGGGCAACACAAAACACAGTACATCACTTCAgactaaattttattaaatatggtGTCATTTGGCTACAATCGGTTTGTCTTTATAAAACTAAGTAACTTATTTTGTAGTAAAAACAACCCCAACCCACTGCCCCTCTTTGGCAGCCCTTGAAACTCAGTTCAAAGCTAGGCCTGGCTCCCGGCCATGGCCCCTGCTGCCTTCACCTGCTGAGCGCTCTAGGAAGCCTCCCAAATCCCAAGTGTCAGGCCCCCGGAGTCCATCACCTCTGCCTCAAACAGCCAAGCCCAGGGGCTTTGGGGCCGCAGGTATGAAGGCCCCTCCAGTAGCCACACCTGTGTCAGGGCTGTGCCCTGGGGCCTGGCCAACATCCCCCCTCCCCTTGAACCATCAGGAACTGGGCAAGACGCCCACCAGAGGCTTGACCACAGGGGGCGTGCATCCCCTTCTGAGCCTGGGAGACCCTAGGGGAGTGGGTAGCCTGGGCTGGACCCCTGGTGGGCTTGTGTTCTGGATGTCGCTATGGCACTTTGGTCCTCAACTCAaacccccacccctacccaggagtctgagacctcGGCCTTCCCTGGACTTGTTGGGCAGAAAAAGGCACCAAGGACAGGATGAGAAACCCGGAGGGGCAGCCCCACAAATGAGGGCGCTCTGACCTGTCCTCCCATTGCCACCCCACCCAGGAACAGCCCCTCAACTGGTCACAGCCACCAGGAAGCCCCAGGACTGCTCCCACACCACAGCAGTGCCCTCTTCTCCATCCCACCCTCAGGACCTACCCAGGGTCCTCCAGGCAGCCAGGGGCCAGCTCCAGGACAGGGCAGGAGAATGCGGTCCAGGTCTGGCACGTAACTGAGGGTGGGTATGCTCCAGAGAAGTAAGGCAAATGGCCCAGATGACGACCACCTGGGGTAGACCCAGGGTCTCCAGGGAATGGCTCGGGGGCAGAcgctgtgtctgtgtgtgcaggATCTGCCCCCACCAGCAGgaaaggggcaggagggaggcaaAGAGGAGGTGCCCAGGACTTGTACCCTGGCTGccaagcagggtggggtgttttCATGAGGATTGCTTTTAACCAAAAGTCCTCAGCCTTCTGCAGACCCAGGGCAGAGGCGAGTTGCTCTACATCATGTGCTTTAAGTAGAGCCCTTTGCCAGCCAGGAGGCCCAGCCACCCCCTTCCCTGCCCTGTGGCTTTGGGGGGAGACACAGAGTCACCTCAAGGCCCCAGCCCACTCAGCGCACGGTGCACACATCCAGGATGCAGAAGCGTGCGCGGCAGGTGGGGCAGGGCACGCGGCTGGCCAGCCAGGTGTCAGGGCGCAGGGGGTCCTGGCGGCTGGCGAACCACTTGCCCATGCAGGTGAGGCACCACATGGGGCGGCAGTAACACTGCTGGCACTCGCCTGTGGCTGCCTCCTGGCAGGTCTTCACCAGCTTCACGCTGGCACGTGTCTGCATGCAGCCTATGCAGGCCTCCAGCTCCTGCGGGCAGGTGGAGCGTCACCAGGAGCCCAGGCAGACACCCGTGggcacccacccatccacccggCCCTGGCCCAGGCCCCCCACCTGGCTGCTGGGCACTGAGTAGGCCGGGTTGACCTCTACCAGGGAGGCAAATGTCTCCAGGAACAGGTCGCCCAGGCTCTGGTGGATGACCACATGGGCTGCCCTGCGGATGGGTGCCCGGAGCTTCTCGCAGAGCTCCCCGTACTCAGTGGAGTTCAGCCTGCAGGGAGGAGAGCTGCTGGGCCCCTCTGCAGGGCAAAGGGAGCGGAAGATGGAGGCTACACCCCAAGGAGTGACAGGGCAGCTGTCGCACCAGGACCAACCAGGAGAGATGGCCCTAAGGCCAGAGCCCACGGACCCAGTGCCAgacagcccagcctgggcacGGGACGGACCTAGGAGCAAGGCAGCTGTCCAGCCTGAGGGCTGCACTGTCCTGAGTGCTCCCCAAGAATCTGGGGGAGGTGGCTCCAGGGAGTGGAAGGGGAGGCCAAGAGTGCAGGGGGACCCGAGGGAGGGCTATGCGGGAGGGCTCAGTGACTGGTGTCTTGTGGACACCTTGCCTGGTGTCACACAAGCCCAGGAGTGTTGGAGTCCACACCAGCTACACCCAGCACCTCCCAGGGGTCGTGGCACCAGAGCCTGgctctggcctgccatgtgccCTCCGCAGCCCCACAGGCACCACACTCTTACCAGATGTCAAAGGCCTGCACAGCAGGGTTGGTGCTGGCCACACGGATGGTGAGGAGCTGCACGGGCAAGTTCGAGTCTGGCGAGAGCTCATGCTGCCGAGACTCCGTCACAGTCAGGTGCACGTCCTGCTGCTGGGCCACGTGCACTCGGTAGGTGGTTACCTTCATCACCCACGTGTCTGTCACAATCACACGGGCACCTGGTGCACCGGTGGCAAACTTGTCAATCCGCCGGAACTCAGTGTTGACAGAGGAGGCAACAGCCTGCCAGCCAGACTGTGGGAGGGCGTAGAGGGCCAGGGTGCGCGCCAGTGGGTGGCAGGCCCACCGGTCACGGGACCAGTAGTAGATCAGGATGCAGGCGATGGAGGGGAGGGTCACGGCCAGCAGCAGGAAGAGCCGCCAGGCCTCAGGGGCCTGGCTGAGGGCGTGGAGCCGCTTTTCTGAAGCCGCAAGGCACATGCCCACATAGTAGCCTGCAAAGGACAGGGTGAGCCTCAGGGGAAAGTGAGTGGCAGGCCGCTGTCCACCCCCCGACAGCCCTGGACCTGGCCCTCTGCCCGGGTTCCAGGGTCAGCTCCCAGGGTAATTGGGCTTTACCCACTCTGCACTTCCCCAGCCGGCCACTCTCTCCCTGCCTGTGGCAAAGGCAGGATATATTAGCGGAAAAGGTTTTTAATTTGCTGCTTTAGTTTCACACAATACGTAAGTGTTGAAAAAACTACAAAAGcctagaaagggaaaaataaacacaatcaggtGTCACCTCAGGCAGAGCTGACCCCTGGCCTGCCAGGGCAGCTGCCTGGACAGGATCTCAGTCTCTCAATCTCACCCGCTCTGAGGAGGCTGATCAAATGTGGTGCATCCCAGAGCTGAAAAGTTATGTGCGAGAAAGGAAGCAAGTCTCAAAGAATGATGGGACATGTCCAGAGGACACGGAGCCAGCTTCAGGGCCCTGCTGGCCAGATCGAGGACAATTTGAAGGTCCAAATAAGCCATGGAGATGGTGAGGAGTTGCACCAGCAGGTTCCAGTTGGCAAAAAGTAATAGTCCACATTTGGAGTTGGCCCAGTCACTGCATTTCAAGGTAACATGACATATAACAATAGGTAActaggggccgggtgcagtggctcacacctgtaatc
Protein-coding sequences here:
- the TMEM129 gene encoding E3 ubiquitin-protein ligase TM129 isoform a (isoform a is encoded by transcript variant 1): MDSPEVTFTLAYLVFAVCFVFTPNEFHAAGLTVQNLLSGWLGSEDAAFVPFHLRRTAATLLCHSLLPLGYYVGMCLAASEKRLHALSQAPEAWRLFLLLAVTLPSIACILIYYWSRDRWACHPLARTLALYALPQSGWQAVASSVNTEFRRIDKFATGAPGARVIVTDTWVMKVTTYRVHVAQQQDVHLTVTESRQHELSPDSNLPVQLLTIRVASTNPAVQAFDIWLNSTEYGELCEKLRAPIRRAAHVVIHQSLGDLFLETFASLVEVNPAYSVPSSQELEACIGCMQTRASVKLVKTCQEAATGECQQCYCRPMWCLTCMGKWFASRQDPLRPDTWLASRVPCPTCRARFCILDVCTVR
- the TMEM129 gene encoding E3 ubiquitin-protein ligase TM129 isoform b (isoform b is encoded by transcript variant 2) is translated as MDSPEVTFTLAYLVFAVCFVFTPNEFHAAGLTVQNLLSGWLGSEDAAFVPFHLRRTAATLLCHSLLPLGYYVGMCLAASEKRLHALSQAPEAWRLFLLLAVTLPSIACILIYYWSRDRWACHPLARTLALYALPQSGWQAVASSVNTEFRRIDKFATGAPGARVIVTDTWVMKVTTYRVHVAQQQDVHLTVTESRQHELSPDSNLPVQLLTIRVASTNPAVQAFDIWSWRPA